One Marinibacterium anthonyi genomic region harbors:
- the ghrA_5 gene encoding Glyoxylate/hydroxypyruvate reductase A — MALLIDIGHDGWMPEEEVRDAVAAAMPGADIRLRDDLGRASDITMIACSSLRRDLPARLPNLALVQKLGAGVETIVAHPSLPPHVRVARLKPMEPAREIAEWALAYILRDQRQLVDFAAAQSRAEWRPMAPRKTRETRAAVLGLGHIGATTARLLRDLGFIVTGWSTSPKQIDGVTCLHGPDALPALLPDQDYVVAILPSTDGTRHLFDADMLARMKPGAAILNAGRGTLIDEPALLTALDTATPARAILDVTATEPLPADSPLWSHPGVTITPHVSGWHLGDALNDVAENYRRLTCGDPLLHEVDRIRGY, encoded by the coding sequence ATGGCCCTGCTCATCGACATCGGACATGACGGCTGGATGCCCGAGGAAGAGGTGCGCGATGCAGTCGCCGCCGCGATGCCGGGCGCCGACATCCGCCTGCGCGACGACCTTGGCCGGGCCAGCGACATCACCATGATCGCCTGTTCCAGCCTGCGCCGCGACCTGCCCGCGCGCCTGCCCAACCTGGCCCTGGTGCAAAAGCTGGGCGCGGGGGTGGAAACCATCGTCGCCCACCCGTCGCTGCCGCCCCATGTGCGCGTCGCCCGCTTGAAACCGATGGAACCGGCGCGCGAGATCGCCGAATGGGCGCTGGCCTATATCCTGCGCGATCAACGCCAGCTGGTCGATTTCGCCGCCGCCCAGTCCCGCGCCGAATGGAGGCCGATGGCCCCGCGCAAGACCCGTGAAACCCGCGCCGCCGTGCTGGGCCTTGGCCACATCGGCGCCACCACCGCCCGCCTCCTGCGCGACCTGGGCTTCATCGTCACGGGATGGAGCACTTCGCCCAAGCAGATCGACGGTGTCACCTGCCTGCACGGCCCCGACGCCCTGCCGGCGCTTCTGCCCGACCAGGATTACGTCGTCGCCATCCTGCCTTCGACGGATGGCACCCGCCACCTCTTCGATGCCGACATGCTGGCCCGCATGAAACCCGGCGCGGCGATTCTGAACGCCGGGCGCGGCACGCTGATCGACGAACCGGCGCTGCTGACGGCGCTGGACACCGCCACCCCCGCCCGCGCCATCCTGGACGTCACCGCAACGGAACCCCTGCCCGCCGACAGCCCGCTCTGGTCCCATCCCGGCGTCACCATCACGCCGCATGTCTCCGGCTGGCACCTGGGCGATGCGCTGAACGACGTGGCCGAGAACTACCGCCGCCTCACCTGCGGCG